A single window of Nocardia sp. NBC_01327 DNA harbors:
- a CDS encoding catalase, with amino-acid sequence MTKPTTTNTGTPVVSDNESLTAGTQGPILLHDHYLIEKLAQFNRERVPERIVHAKGAGAFGELVVTNDVSRFTKAKLFQPGARTESLVRFSTVAGEQGSPDTWRDPRGFAMKFYTEDGNYDLVGNNTPVFFIKDPIKFPDFIRSQKRLPGNGLRDHNMQWDFWTLRPETAHQVAWLMGDRGVPKSYRHMNGYGSHTYQWINAAGERFWVKYHFKTDQGVESLTQAEADTRAGTDPDFHRQDLWESIERGDFPSWTVNVQVMPVADAEGYRFNPFDLTKVWSHKDYPLIEVGKWTLNRNPGNYFVEIEQAAFEPSNVVPGIGFSPDKMLLGRVFAYADAHRYRIGTNYAQLPPNRAKAAEVNSYSKEGAMRYEYNGADVPVYAPNSYGGPHADPSLAPDGGLWDFEPTMVHAGYIEHAEDGDFTQPGTLVREVLNDDQRDRLVGNVVGHVLGGVQEPVLSRVFEYWKNIDSEIGKRIEEGVRAGLNGK; translated from the coding sequence ATGACCAAGCCGACCACCACCAATACCGGTACCCCGGTCGTGAGCGACAACGAATCGCTCACCGCCGGCACCCAGGGCCCGATCCTGCTGCACGACCACTATCTGATCGAGAAGCTGGCCCAGTTCAACCGGGAACGCGTCCCGGAGCGCATCGTGCATGCCAAGGGCGCGGGCGCCTTCGGCGAACTGGTGGTCACCAATGACGTCAGCCGCTTCACCAAGGCCAAGCTGTTCCAGCCGGGCGCGCGCACCGAATCGCTGGTGCGGTTCTCCACCGTCGCCGGTGAGCAGGGCAGCCCCGACACCTGGCGTGATCCGCGCGGATTCGCGATGAAGTTCTACACCGAGGACGGCAATTACGACCTCGTCGGCAATAACACCCCGGTCTTCTTCATCAAGGATCCGATCAAGTTCCCGGACTTCATCCGGTCCCAGAAACGCCTGCCGGGCAACGGACTTCGCGATCACAATATGCAGTGGGACTTCTGGACCCTGCGCCCGGAGACGGCGCACCAGGTGGCCTGGCTGATGGGTGATCGCGGTGTGCCCAAGTCCTACCGGCATATGAACGGGTACGGCTCGCACACCTATCAGTGGATCAACGCCGCGGGCGAACGCTTCTGGGTGAAGTACCACTTCAAGACCGATCAGGGTGTCGAGAGCCTGACCCAGGCCGAGGCCGATACCCGCGCGGGCACCGATCCCGATTTCCACCGCCAGGATCTGTGGGAGTCCATCGAGCGCGGCGACTTCCCGAGCTGGACGGTGAACGTGCAGGTCATGCCGGTCGCGGACGCCGAGGGCTACCGCTTCAACCCGTTCGATCTGACGAAGGTGTGGTCGCATAAGGACTACCCGCTGATCGAGGTCGGCAAGTGGACGCTCAACCGCAATCCGGGCAATTACTTCGTCGAGATCGAGCAGGCCGCCTTCGAACCGTCGAATGTGGTTCCGGGCATCGGTTTCTCGCCCGACAAGATGCTGCTGGGCCGCGTCTTCGCCTACGCCGACGCGCACCGCTACCGCATCGGCACCAACTACGCGCAGCTGCCGCCGAACCGGGCCAAGGCCGCGGAGGTGAACTCCTACTCCAAGGAGGGCGCCATGCGGTACGAGTACAACGGCGCGGATGTGCCTGTGTACGCACCGAATTCGTACGGCGGCCCGCACGCCGATCCGTCGCTGGCGCCCGACGGCGGCCTGTGGGATTTCGAACCCACCATGGTGCACGCCGGATACATCGAGCACGCCGAGGACGGCGATTTCACGCAGCCGGGCACGCTGGTGCGCGAGGTGCTCAACGATGATCAGCGAGATCGACTGGTGGGCAATGTGGTCGGGCATGTGCTCGGCGGGGTGCAGGAGCCGGTGCTGAGCCGCGTCTTCGAGTACTGGAAGAACATCGATTCCGAGATCGGCAAGCGCATCGAAGAGGGCGTGCGCGCCGGACTCAACGGCAAGTGA
- a CDS encoding Fur family transcriptional regulator, translating into MHSGYDARERLRAVGLRVTAPRVAVLDAVALAPHSDTDGVAAKVRETLGSVSTQAVYDVLKACVGAGLLRRIEPAGSPALYEARTGDNHHHLVCRKCGTVVDIDCVAGAAPCLEPDQAHGFTIDEAEVVFWGLCPECGPQSS; encoded by the coding sequence ATGCACTCCGGTTATGACGCTCGGGAGCGGCTGCGGGCAGTGGGCCTGCGGGTCACCGCTCCACGGGTCGCGGTACTGGATGCGGTGGCCCTGGCCCCGCATTCCGATACCGACGGGGTGGCTGCGAAGGTGCGGGAGACGCTCGGATCGGTCTCCACCCAGGCCGTGTACGACGTATTGAAGGCCTGTGTGGGCGCCGGACTGCTGCGCCGGATCGAGCCCGCGGGCTCACCGGCGCTGTACGAGGCGCGCACCGGGGACAACCACCACCATCTGGTGTGCAGGAAGTGCGGGACAGTCGTCGATATCGACTGTGTCGCCGGCGCGGCGCCCTGTCTGGAACCCGATCAAGCCCACGGTTTCACCATTGATGAAGCCGAGGTCGTGTTCTGGGGGCTGTGCCCCGAATGTGGCCCACAGTCGTCCTAA
- a CDS encoding TetR/AcrR family transcriptional regulator, whose product MKSTGAQPNPERPHTGRRRNEATHQAILDAALRLLAESDGAPITIDAIAKAAGVGKQTVYRWWPSKGALLLDSLLERATIDVPAPDTGSMREDLRTVVEATFTGAQRKPAGPALRTVAREAARDPHLAELMRLFTAQRRKAVHDILIRGQQRGELPVGADLDLMVDQFYGVFWYRFVLGHAPLDRSTADRLTDSIIKGA is encoded by the coding sequence GTGAAATCAACCGGGGCACAGCCCAATCCGGAGCGGCCGCATACGGGCAGGCGGCGCAATGAGGCCACGCACCAGGCCATCCTGGACGCCGCCCTGCGACTGCTCGCCGAATCGGACGGCGCACCCATCACCATCGACGCCATCGCCAAGGCCGCGGGGGTCGGGAAGCAGACCGTCTACCGGTGGTGGCCGTCCAAGGGCGCACTGTTGCTCGACTCACTCCTCGAGCGGGCCACGATCGATGTTCCGGCGCCCGATACCGGATCGATGCGGGAGGACCTGCGCACGGTCGTCGAAGCCACGTTCACCGGCGCACAGCGGAAACCGGCCGGGCCCGCACTGCGCACCGTGGCCCGCGAGGCCGCGCGTGATCCGCACCTGGCCGAGCTCATGCGCCTGTTCACCGCCCAGCGGCGAAAAGCAGTGCACGACATCCTCATTCGCGGCCAGCAGCGCGGTGAACTCCCGGTAGGGGCCGACCTCGATCTCATGGTTGATCAGTTCTACGGCGTCTTCTGGTACCGCTTCGTACTCGGTCACGCCCCGCTCGACCGCAGTACCGCCGATCGCCTCACCGACTCGATCATCAAGGGCGCCTAG
- a CDS encoding TetR/AcrR family transcriptional regulator → MSDAEQQIQSVWTREPQRRRREQPALSREQIVSEALALLDSEGIEALSFRKLGARLGAGATSLYTHVANKDELMELVTDAVFGELTLPVAGPDGWRPPILAFTHELHDMMLRHPWLAAVLGEIGLLYLAPNMLRLNESFLSLLEGSGFEPVEADTAVTVIFSFVIGIALSEAASRNTFRRSGLTEVEWYRKLWPAAEVAARPYPTLHRRYTSFGEITADPDLDMNALQRKQFDIQMGCILDGLDPELRRKR, encoded by the coding sequence ATGAGCGACGCAGAACAGCAGATCCAGTCGGTGTGGACGCGCGAACCGCAGCGGCGCCGCCGGGAGCAGCCGGCCCTCAGCCGGGAGCAGATCGTGTCCGAGGCGCTCGCCCTACTCGACTCCGAGGGCATCGAGGCGCTGAGCTTCCGCAAACTCGGCGCGCGCCTCGGCGCCGGGGCGACCTCGCTCTATACGCATGTGGCCAATAAGGACGAGCTCATGGAGCTCGTCACCGATGCCGTCTTCGGCGAGCTCACGCTGCCGGTGGCCGGGCCGGACGGCTGGCGGCCGCCGATCCTGGCCTTCACCCACGAGCTGCACGACATGATGCTGCGCCACCCCTGGCTGGCAGCCGTGCTCGGGGAGATCGGCCTGCTGTACCTGGCGCCGAATATGTTGCGGCTCAACGAATCCTTCCTCAGCCTGCTCGAAGGCTCCGGATTCGAGCCGGTCGAAGCCGATACCGCGGTGACGGTGATCTTCTCGTTCGTCATCGGCATCGCCCTCAGCGAGGCCGCGAGCCGGAACACCTTCCGGCGCAGCGGACTCACCGAGGTGGAGTGGTACCGCAAACTCTGGCCGGCCGCCGAGGTCGCCGCCCGGCCGTACCCCACCCTGCACAGGCGCTACACCAGCTTCGGAGAGATCACCGCCGATCCGGATCTGGATATGAATGCACTGCAGCGAAAGCAGTTCGATATCCAGATGGGCTGCATCCTCGACGGACTCGATCCGGAGCTGCGACGGAAGCGCTGA
- a CDS encoding Acg family FMN-binding oxidoreductase — protein sequence MAEKPLDMEIFESAIALAVRAPSVHNTQPWRWRLAGGGIDLHADRTRQLNVSDPTQRELLLSCGAALHHLRVALAVHGMTADVTHLPDPADPDHLAHIAVTPQQPTGADIDLAAAVLHRQSDRRRYGSRPVHSRHLRQVAVGAAGFGAVAREVPPTLRATLARTTRVAADRHAADLDYLGELSAWSGRTGANDGVPARNSAYIPPSDEIRQRKFVQPMLTDPAPAPDASEWLVLCTPADDRRAQLRAGEAASALLLTATELGLSTCLQTEPIEMPDLRAAIRAEVLFDCAYPQTLVRLGWPSSTAAPLPLAPRREPADVIDGYAAAR from the coding sequence ATGGCAGAAAAACCGCTCGACATGGAGATATTCGAATCCGCGATCGCGCTGGCGGTCCGCGCGCCCTCGGTGCACAACACGCAGCCGTGGCGATGGCGTCTCGCCGGCGGCGGCATCGACCTGCATGCCGACCGGACTCGCCAGCTGAATGTGTCCGATCCCACCCAGCGTGAATTGCTTCTGAGTTGCGGCGCAGCGCTGCATCATCTGCGAGTGGCCTTGGCCGTGCACGGTATGACCGCCGATGTCACCCATCTGCCCGACCCGGCAGATCCGGATCACCTCGCGCACATCGCGGTCACCCCGCAGCAGCCCACCGGTGCCGATATCGATCTCGCCGCCGCGGTCCTGCACCGTCAGTCGGATCGGCGGCGCTACGGTTCCCGTCCGGTCCACAGCCGTCACCTGCGTCAGGTCGCCGTCGGCGCCGCGGGCTTCGGCGCGGTGGCCCGCGAGGTGCCGCCCACACTGCGCGCGACCCTGGCCCGCACCACCCGCGTCGCCGCCGATCGGCATGCCGCAGACCTCGACTACCTCGGCGAGCTGTCCGCCTGGAGTGGCCGGACCGGTGCGAATGACGGTGTCCCCGCGCGCAATTCCGCGTACATTCCGCCCTCGGACGAGATTCGGCAGCGGAAATTCGTGCAGCCCATGCTCACCGATCCGGCCCCGGCTCCGGATGCCTCGGAGTGGCTGGTCCTGTGCACCCCCGCCGACGACCGCCGCGCCCAATTGCGCGCCGGTGAGGCGGCCAGCGCGCTGCTGCTGACCGCGACGGAACTCGGCCTGTCCACCTGCCTGCAGACCGAGCCGATCGAAATGCCGGATCTGCGTGCCGCCATCCGCGCCGAGGTCCTGTTCGACTGCGCGTATCCGCAGACCCTGGTGCGTCTGGGCTGGCCCTCGTCCACCGCCGCTCCGCTCCCGCTGGCGCCGCGCCGCGAGCCCGCCGACGTGATCGACGGCTACGCCGCGGCCCGCTGA
- a CDS encoding tetratricopeptide repeat protein yields MDGRIAKARVLMELGRFAGARELLGEVLAGDPENAVALADMAEVAFRLREYARALEFSAAALRRTPEDTFVWRVRALAELALARDASSGPVVVREHRAAAVAAARRAVEIDPENADNLRILAATLRDEDPVAALQKLVAALEVDPDNVGVYLLRGLILRRNLRGPDSLRLAEEAFRAVLRLDPENAEALYELALIDLERGNRTAGEEQLRRVARLDPEYGDAVRENLEWLAREDERLADAARTAAETTRPAGPRSYGSPSAVVARSPGTPRRARRYGWALAALVFLVVRLAAAGVSHDSGSRYTTPARLPSNYLQSQMRMPSFPAIPDPREAPFRNWPSNWPRQSFQVPPISQPKPSS; encoded by the coding sequence ATGGACGGCAGAATTGCGAAAGCTCGCGTTTTGATGGAGTTGGGGCGGTTCGCGGGGGCGCGGGAACTGCTGGGGGAGGTGCTGGCCGGGGATCCGGAAAACGCTGTGGCACTTGCGGATATGGCCGAGGTGGCGTTCCGGCTGCGGGAGTACGCGCGGGCCCTGGAGTTCAGTGCGGCGGCGCTGCGGCGGACTCCGGAGGACACCTTCGTCTGGCGGGTGCGGGCGCTGGCGGAGCTGGCCTTGGCGCGGGACGCGAGCTCGGGGCCGGTGGTGGTGCGCGAGCATCGGGCCGCCGCAGTGGCGGCGGCGCGGCGGGCAGTGGAGATCGACCCCGAAAATGCCGATAATCTGCGCATTCTCGCTGCGACGCTGCGTGATGAGGATCCGGTGGCGGCCCTGCAGAAGCTGGTCGCGGCACTCGAGGTCGATCCCGACAATGTGGGGGTGTACCTGCTGCGGGGGCTGATTCTGCGGCGAAATCTGCGCGGGCCCGATTCTCTGCGGCTGGCCGAGGAGGCCTTTCGCGCGGTGCTGCGACTGGATCCGGAGAATGCGGAGGCACTGTACGAGCTGGCGCTCATCGATCTGGAACGCGGCAATCGCACTGCGGGAGAAGAACAATTGCGCCGGGTGGCGCGATTGGATCCGGAGTACGGCGACGCCGTTCGCGAGAATCTGGAATGGCTTGCCAGGGAGGATGAGCGCCTCGCGGACGCCGCCCGCACGGCCGCCGAAACCACCCGTCCGGCCGGGCCCCGCAGCTACGGTTCGCCGTCCGCGGTGGTGGCGCGGTCACCCGGTACACCGCGCCGGGCGCGCAGGTACGGCTGGGCGCTCGCGGCCCTGGTATTCCTCGTCGTCCGGCTTGCCGCGGCCGGTGTCTCCCATGATTCGGGGAGCCGGTACACCACCCCGGCCCGGCTCCCGTCGAATTATCTGCAATCCCAGATGCGCATGCCGTCCTTTCCGGCCATCCCGGATCCGCGTGAGGCGCCCTTCCGGAACTGGCCGTCGAACTGGCCCCGGCAGAGCTTCCAGGTGCCGCCGATATCGCAGCCGAAACCGAGTTCCTGA
- a CDS encoding tetratricopeptide repeat protein, producing the protein MSAELDRARILIDLNRFEAAREELARALAATPDDADALTLLAVASLGLRDRREAVAQSTAALRADPESQWALRVLALSSFGLAESLRATDRVQWRTLREQARDAARQATQLGPHEPQNHRVLAIVLESGDRDAAVRALTRAIELAPENAALHVLHAGILRRTPGDTTKQSEAAAREALRIDPENIDALEELALNDMISGRVRPARRNLLRVAELDPSRGDSVRARLATLRSGVVFRIAAKLLRRSRTWPDRPVRPPRPLPRRRTLFAVTVGGYFTIRLLLYAAGCSPDSAPEAPVPPPTFMPTFDPWPTLDSPRFTLPPELAPPSAHS; encoded by the coding sequence GTGAGCGCGGAGCTCGACCGGGCCCGAATCCTCATCGACCTCAACCGTTTCGAGGCCGCCCGGGAGGAACTGGCCCGCGCGCTCGCCGCGACTCCGGACGATGCCGATGCGCTGACACTGCTGGCGGTGGCGAGTCTCGGTCTGCGCGATCGTCGCGAGGCGGTCGCGCAGAGTACGGCGGCCCTGCGCGCCGATCCGGAATCCCAGTGGGCCCTGCGGGTATTGGCCCTGTCGAGTTTCGGACTGGCGGAGTCGCTGCGCGCCACGGACCGCGTGCAATGGCGCACCCTGCGCGAACAAGCGCGCGATGCGGCCCGGCAGGCCACGCAGCTGGGTCCGCACGAACCGCAGAACCATCGGGTGCTGGCCATCGTGCTGGAATCCGGGGATCGTGATGCGGCCGTGCGTGCCCTGACCCGCGCCATCGAACTCGCACCGGAGAATGCGGCCCTGCATGTGTTGCACGCGGGCATACTGCGACGCACTCCCGGCGACACCACGAAGCAATCGGAGGCGGCCGCGCGGGAGGCGCTCCGTATCGACCCGGAGAATATCGACGCCCTGGAAGAGTTGGCGCTCAACGATATGATCTCCGGCCGGGTCCGCCCCGCCCGGCGCAATCTGCTCCGCGTCGCCGAATTGGACCCGTCTCGGGGCGACAGCGTTCGTGCCCGGCTGGCCACACTCCGCAGCGGTGTGGTGTTCAGAATCGCGGCAAAGCTGCTCCGCCGCTCCCGGACTTGGCCGGATCGCCCGGTCCGTCCGCCCCGCCCGCTCCCGCGACGCCGCACCCTCTTCGCGGTCACGGTCGGCGGCTACTTCACCATCCGCCTACTGCTGTATGCCGCAGGCTGTTCCCCCGACTCCGCCCCGGAAGCCCCCGTCCCACCCCCGACGTTCATGCCCACATTCGACCCGTGGCCGACGCTCGACAGCCCCCGGTTCACACTGCCGCCCGAGCTGGCTCCGCCGTCGGCGCATTCCTGA
- a CDS encoding ATP-binding protein has translation MTDDPVITELLTVLTQHPELLPLRTRVIELLADRGRYAEALTHCATALGQDPGNAATMALLQRCTAALAAGAAAAPQLTPPAEPPAAPVEPADAPKSARGNGFDWDAAEREVGDIIKPAFVDDDSEPLVVTEGDVGMFEKPKVALSDVGGMEAVKKQLDLSLLGPLRNPELARAFGTSARGGLLLYGPPGCGKTFIAAAVAGELGANFYPIEIAEILDIHLGASERNLHQIFEVARRNAPCVLFIDEIDALGYKRSQMSGSAGLRTVVNQLLTEMDSATGNNEGVYILGATNHPWDIDVALRRPGRFDRMVLVTLPDPEARVSILRHHLKDRPIEGIDLKAIAKRTESFSGADLAHVCTSATQLAMADSLRTGTVRPVRMADIDQALTQIRPSTGAWFESARNVVEFANNDGTYDELAAYMKRMKVR, from the coding sequence TTGACCGACGATCCGGTGATCACCGAACTCCTGACCGTGCTCACACAGCATCCGGAGTTGCTCCCCCTCCGCACGCGAGTGATCGAACTGCTCGCCGACCGCGGCCGCTACGCCGAGGCCCTGACGCACTGCGCCACCGCGCTCGGGCAGGACCCGGGCAATGCGGCGACCATGGCGCTACTGCAGCGTTGTACCGCGGCGCTGGCCGCCGGAGCGGCAGCGGCGCCGCAGCTCACGCCACCGGCGGAACCGCCCGCCGCGCCGGTCGAACCCGCCGATGCGCCGAAGTCCGCGCGCGGCAACGGTTTCGACTGGGATGCGGCGGAACGCGAGGTCGGCGACATTATCAAACCGGCGTTCGTGGATGACGACAGTGAACCGCTCGTGGTCACCGAGGGCGATGTCGGCATGTTCGAGAAGCCGAAGGTGGCGCTGTCCGATGTGGGCGGGATGGAGGCCGTCAAGAAGCAGCTGGACCTGTCGCTGCTGGGCCCGCTGCGCAATCCGGAGCTGGCGCGCGCGTTCGGCACCAGCGCCCGCGGCGGCCTGCTGCTGTACGGGCCGCCCGGCTGCGGCAAGACCTTCATCGCCGCCGCGGTGGCGGGTGAGCTGGGCGCGAACTTCTATCCGATCGAGATCGCCGAGATCCTCGATATCCATTTGGGTGCGAGTGAACGCAATCTGCACCAGATCTTCGAGGTGGCGCGCCGCAATGCGCCGTGTGTGCTGTTCATCGACGAGATCGACGCGCTCGGCTACAAGCGCAGCCAGATGTCCGGTTCGGCGGGCCTGCGCACCGTGGTGAATCAGCTGCTCACCGAAATGGATTCGGCCACCGGCAATAACGAGGGCGTCTACATCCTCGGCGCCACCAACCATCCGTGGGATATCGATGTGGCGCTGCGCCGCCCCGGCCGCTTCGATCGCATGGTGCTGGTGACCCTGCCCGATCCGGAGGCCCGCGTTTCGATCCTGCGCCATCATCTCAAGGACCGCCCCATCGAGGGCATCGATCTCAAGGCCATCGCCAAACGCACCGAATCCTTCTCGGGCGCGGACCTCGCGCACGTCTGCACCTCCGCCACCCAGCTCGCCATGGCGGACTCGCTGCGCACCGGGACCGTGCGCCCGGTCCGCATGGCCGATATCGATCAGGCGCTCACCCAGATCCGCCCCAGCACCGGCGCCTGGTTCGAATCCGCCCGCAATGTCGTGGAATTCGCCAATAACGACGGTACCTACGATGAACTCGCCGCCTACATGAAGCGCATGAAGGTGCGGTGA
- a CDS encoding SDR family oxidoreductase — translation MTTNDSATVQRVVVMGGSSGIGEATATAFAADQAEVVITGRTQDKIDAALARIGGKSTGFRMDATDQADIEAFFAQSGPIDHLVIAVSGAAGSGPFAELNLDDLAAGFDQKFWAQVRILKAALPHLNSTGSVTLITAGSSRAAFPGTVGLAAINGALDAMVPPLAVELAPVRVNAVSPGVIDTPWWDRVPAAQRQALFDGMVATTPVGRVGRPEDIARAVHMLATNGFITGVVLDANGGTNLPTGR, via the coding sequence ATGACCACCAATGATTCAGCCACCGTGCAGCGCGTCGTCGTCATGGGCGGCAGCTCCGGTATCGGCGAGGCCACCGCGACCGCTTTCGCCGCCGACCAGGCCGAGGTCGTGATCACCGGCCGCACCCAGGACAAGATCGATGCGGCCCTGGCTCGCATCGGCGGCAAGAGCACCGGCTTCCGGATGGACGCCACCGATCAGGCCGATATCGAGGCCTTCTTCGCGCAGTCCGGCCCGATCGACCACCTGGTCATCGCGGTCAGCGGGGCAGCCGGCAGCGGTCCGTTCGCGGAACTGAACCTCGACGATCTGGCGGCGGGCTTCGACCAGAAGTTCTGGGCCCAGGTCCGCATCCTCAAAGCCGCACTGCCGCACCTGAACTCGACCGGCTCGGTCACCCTGATCACCGCCGGTTCGTCCCGCGCCGCCTTCCCCGGCACGGTCGGCCTGGCCGCGATCAACGGCGCGCTCGACGCCATGGTCCCGCCGCTGGCCGTGGAGCTCGCCCCGGTGCGCGTGAATGCCGTCTCGCCCGGCGTCATCGACACCCCGTGGTGGGATCGCGTCCCCGCGGCCCAGCGCCAGGCCCTCTTCGACGGTATGGTCGCCACCACCCCGGTCGGCCGCGTCGGCCGCCCCGAGGACATCGCCCGCGCCGTCCACATGCTCGCCACCAACGGCTTCATCACCGGCGTAGTCCTGGACGCCAACGGCGGCACCAACCTCCCCACCGGCCGCTGA
- a CDS encoding low temperature requirement protein A, whose protein sequence is MPRRATWFECFGDLVFVAAIGQVTHRVGAHPDGGSVAAAAGLFVPLWWAWVLYAVHANRADRDSNPHRLLTTAGLAGVVGMAVFAGGVGQGSDADAGFVLAYLVARAGVAALYGWDSRRDAALRPVFRSFTLGSAASAVLWLGGLVFESGALRYGIWAVAMGFELALPLLAGRRLARVSQETEHLQERFGLFTIIVLGESVLGFTNGLAAARTASWAGVTAVAAFALTAGLWWSYFNGGKMRPNAHAQLARTGKLLHIYVFGHLPLLLGLALTGASMGIAVSGGGSHLNRTAAACIVGGVAVYLLSVAMIRSAFTGVGEGVVVIRVVTAALALASLPFATHVPVAALLSSLAILLALSVIVEAPFHRRRMASAAE, encoded by the coding sequence GTGCCGCGGCGGGCTACGTGGTTCGAGTGTTTCGGGGATCTGGTGTTCGTGGCCGCTATCGGGCAGGTGACGCATCGGGTCGGGGCGCATCCGGACGGGGGGTCGGTGGCCGCGGCGGCGGGGTTGTTCGTGCCGCTGTGGTGGGCGTGGGTTTTGTATGCGGTGCATGCGAATCGGGCCGATCGTGATTCGAATCCGCATCGGCTGCTGACCACCGCCGGATTGGCCGGGGTGGTGGGTATGGCGGTGTTCGCGGGCGGGGTCGGGCAGGGCTCGGATGCCGATGCGGGGTTCGTGCTCGCGTATCTGGTGGCGCGGGCGGGGGTGGCGGCGCTGTACGGGTGGGATTCGCGCCGGGACGCGGCGCTGCGGCCGGTATTCCGTTCCTTCACACTGGGTTCGGCGGCGAGCGCCGTACTGTGGCTCGGCGGATTGGTTTTCGAGTCCGGGGCGCTGCGCTACGGCATCTGGGCGGTCGCCATGGGTTTCGAATTGGCGCTGCCGCTGCTGGCCGGCCGCCGGCTGGCCCGGGTCTCGCAGGAGACCGAACATCTGCAGGAACGCTTCGGGCTCTTCACGATTATCGTGCTCGGCGAATCGGTGCTCGGGTTCACCAATGGCCTGGCGGCGGCCCGCACCGCGAGCTGGGCCGGGGTGACGGCGGTGGCCGCCTTCGCGCTCACCGCCGGGCTGTGGTGGTCGTACTTCAATGGCGGCAAGATGCGGCCGAACGCACACGCCCAGCTGGCCCGGACCGGAAAGCTGCTGCACATCTATGTTTTCGGGCATCTGCCGCTGCTGCTCGGCCTGGCCCTGACCGGTGCGTCGATGGGTATCGCGGTATCCGGCGGCGGTTCCCATCTGAACCGCACCGCCGCCGCCTGCATTGTCGGCGGGGTGGCGGTCTATCTGCTCTCGGTGGCGATGATTCGCTCCGCCTTCACCGGTGTCGGGGAGGGTGTGGTGGTGATCCGGGTGGTCACCGCGGCACTCGCCCTGGCCTCGCTCCCGTTCGCGACCCACGTTCCGGTGGCGGCATTGCTGAGCTCGCTGGCGATACTCCTGGCCCTCTCGGTCATCGTCGAAGCGCCGTTCCATCGCCGCCGAATGGCCTCTGCCGCAGAGTGA